One stretch of Falco naumanni isolate bFalNau1 chromosome 7, bFalNau1.pat, whole genome shotgun sequence DNA includes these proteins:
- the ERG28 gene encoding ergosterol biosynthetic protein 28 homolog, protein MSRFLSVLRSWLVMVSVIAAGNTLQSFRDHSFLSEKLYTASPGLVNGLQARNFGVWTLLSSVIRCLCAIDIRNRTLYYITLFTFFLALVHFLSEVFIYHTAALTIGIMAPLMVASFSIMGMLIGLQYLEVEALSQNKKKN, encoded by the exons ATGAGCCGGTTCCTGAGCGTGCTGCGCAGCTGGCTGGTGATGGTGTCGGTGATCGCCGCCGGCAACACCCTGCAGAGCTTCCGCGACCACAGCTTCCTCTCGGAGAAGCTGTACACCGCCAGCCCCGGCCTCG TGAACGGGCTGCAGGCTCGAAACTTCGGCGTCTGGACGCTGCTGTCATCGGTGATCCGCTGCCTCTGCGCCATCGACATCCGCAACAGGAC CCTCTACTACATCACACTCTTCACCTTCTTTTTGGCCCTTGTTCACTTCCTCTCCGAGGTCTTCATTTACCACACTGCAGCCTTGACAATTGGAATTATGGCACCCCTCATGGTAGCAA GTTTCTCTATCATGGGGATGTTGATTGGGCTGCAGTACCTGGAGGTAGAAGCACTGTcacagaacaagaagaaaaactga